A genome region from Arachis duranensis cultivar V14167 chromosome 6, aradu.V14167.gnm2.J7QH, whole genome shotgun sequence includes the following:
- the LOC127748486 gene encoding acetyl-coenzyme A carboxylase carboxyl transferase subunit beta, chloroplastic-like — MEKGWFNSMLFYRQLEYRCGLSNSMDSFGPVENTSASEDPILIDMEKDFPSWNDSDNSSYSNVDYLVGVRNIRNFLSDKILLVRDNNSQRNRYSIYFDIENQFLEISNDPSFLSEPESLFDSYNKNSSYLNNVSKRHENHYMYDTKSSWKNGIHNCIESYLRSQICIVSHILGESDKYNDSYFYTSICGKGGNSSESEGSSIKTTITNENLTKREDSKDHDEKQKYKHLWIECENCYGLNYRKFFKSKMNICEHCGYHLKMSSSDRIELSIDPGTWNPMDEDMVSMDPIEFHSEEESESYKNRMDSYQRKTGLTEAVQTGTGQLNGIPVAIGIMDFQFMGGSMGSVVGEKITRLVEHAGNQLLPLILVCASGGARMQEGSLNLMQMAKISSALYEYQKNKRLFYVYRWMNCIADIDPKKETVGTASP, encoded by the exons ATGGAAAAAGGGTGGTTCAATTCTATGCTGTTTTATAGGCAGTTAGAATACAGGTGTGGGCTAAGTAACTCAATGGATAGTTTTGGTCCTGTTGAAAATACCAGTGCAAGTGAAGACCCAATTTTGATTGATATGGAAAAAGACTTTCCTAGCTGGAATGATAGTGACAATTCTAGTTACAGTAATGTTGATTATTTAGTCGGTGTCAGGAACATTAGAAATTTCCTATCTGATAAAATTCTTTTAGTTAGGGATAACAATAGCCAAAGGAACCGTTATTCCatatattttgatattgaaaatcaatttttggagATTTCTAATGATCCTTCTTTTCTAAGTGAACCAGAAAGTCTTTTTGATAGTTATAATAAGAATTCTAGCTATCTGAATAATGTCTCTAAGAGACATGAGAATCATTACATGTATGATACTAAATCGAGTTGGAAAAATGGCATTcataattgcattgaaagttaTCTTCGTTCTCAAATCTGTATTGTTAGTCACATTTTAGGTGAAAGTGATAAATACAATGACAGTTACTTTTATACTTCTATTTGTGGTAAGGGCGGAAATAGTAGTGAAAGCGAGGGTTCTTCCATAAAAACAACTATCACGAATGAGAATTTAACTAAAAGAGAGGATTCTAAAGATCatgatgaaaaacaaaaatacaagcATTTATGGATTGAATGCGAAAATTGTTATGGATTAAATTATaggaaattttttaaatcaaaaatgAATATTTGTGAACACTGTGGATATCATTTGAAAATGAGCAGTTCAGATAGAATCGAACTTTCGATTGATCCAGGTACTTGGAATCCTATGGATGAAGACATGGTCTCTATGGATCCCATTGAATTTCATTCGGAAGAGGAATCCGAATCCTATAAGAATCGTATGGACTCTTATCAAAGAAAGACAGGATTAACTGAGGCTGTTCAAACAGGCACAGGTCAACTAAACGGGATTCCTGTAGCAATTGGGATCATGGATTTTCAGTTTATGGGGGGTAGTATGGGATCTGTAGTAGGCGAGAAAATAACCCGTTTGGTCGAACATGCTGGCAATCAACTTTTACCTCTTATTCTAGTATGTGCGTCCGGAGGAGCACGTATGCAAGAAGGAAGTCTGAACTTGATGCAAATGGCTAAAATATCTTCTGCTTTATATGagtatcaaaaaaataaaaggttatTCTAT GTTTATCGTTGGATGAACTGCATTGCTGATATTGATCCCAAAAAAGAAACAGTGGGTACTGCTAGTCCGTGA
- the LOC127748487 gene encoding photosystem I assembly protein Ycf4-like has translation METATLVAISISAPNIPILGLILFLGSLGFLLVGISSYLGRNLLSLFPSQQILFFPQGIVMSFYGIAGLFISSYLWCTIWWNVGSGYDRFDKKAGIVCIFRWGFPGKNRRIFIRFLMKDIQSIRIEVKEGISTRRILYMEIIGQGAIPLTRIDENLTSREIEQKAAELAYFLRVPIELL, from the exons ATGGAAACAGCAACCCTAGTTGCTATCTCTATATCTG CTCCCAATATACCAATATTGGGGCTTATTCTTTTTTTAGGTTCATTGGGGTTCTTATTGGTTGGAATTTCCAGTTATCTTGGTAGGAATTTGTTATCTTTATTTCCGTCTCAGcaaattcttttttttccacAAGGAATCGTGATGTCTTTCTATGGAATCGCGGGTCTCTTTATTAGTTCATATTTGTGGTGTACAATTTGGTGGAATGTGGGTAGTGGTTATGATCGATTCGATAAAAAAGCGGGAATAGTGTGTATTTTTCGTTGGGGATTTCCTGGAAAAAATCGTCGTATTTTTATTCGATTTCTTATGAAAGATATTCAGTCCATCAGAATAGAAGTTAAAGAGGGTATTTCTACTCGTCGTATCCTTTATATGGAAATCATAGGACAGGGGGCCATCCCCCTGACTCGTATTGACGAGAATTTAACTTCACGAGAAATTGAAcaaaaagctgcagaattgGCCTATTTCTTGCGTGTACCAATTGAATtactttga
- the LOC127748408 gene encoding chloroplast envelope membrane protein-like: MAKKKAFIPLRYLTPIVFLPWCISFTFQKSLESWVTNWWNTKQPEIFLNIIQEKIILKKFIEFKELFLLDEMLKEYPELRSQNLRTKIYKETIQLITTHNEDRIHAILHFSTNILSFVILSGYSSLGNQELLILNSWVREFLYNLSDTIKAFSILLLTDLCIGFHSTHGWELMIGSLYKDFGFAQNDQIISGLVSTFPVILDTIIKYWIFRYLNRVSPSLVVIYHSMND; the protein is encoded by the coding sequence atggcaaaaaagaaaGCATTCATTCCCCTTCGATATCTTACACCTATAGTCTTTTTGCCCTGGTGCATCTCTTTCACATTTCAAAAAAGTCTGGAATCTTGGGTTACTAATTGGTGGAATACTAAGCAACCTGAAATTTTCTTGAATATCATTCAAGAAAagattattctaaaaaaattcataGAATTCAAGGAACTATTCCTCTTGGATGAAATGCTAAAGGAATACCCGGAACTACGTTCACAAAATCTTCGTACCAAAATATACAAAGAAACCATCCAATTGATCACGACGCACAACGAGGATCGTATCCATGCAATTTTGCATTTCTCGACAAACATACTTAGTTTTGTTATTCTAAGTGGTTATTCCAGTCTGGGTAATCAAGAACTTCTTATTCTTAACTCATGGGTTCGAGAATTCCTATATAACTTAAGTGACACAATAAAAGCtttttccattcttttattaACAGATTTATGTATAGGATTCCATTCGACCCATGGGTGGGAACTAATGATTGGTTCTCTCTATAAAGATTTTGGATTTGCTCAGAATGATCAAATTATATCTGGTCTTGTTTCCACATTTCCAGTCATTTTAgatactattataaaatattgGATTTTCCGTTATTTAAATCGCGTATCTCCATCACTTGTCGTGATTTATCATTCAATGAATGACTGA